In Pseudoalteromonas aliena SW19, the genomic stretch TCATCGGGCGCTTTTTCTTTATTCTCCAAATACGATTTAACGTGGCATCCACATTACGTATTAACAGCAAGGCTATTGCCGCTAAAAAACCAATACCCACTGCGGTCATTTGGTTTGCGTTACCGGCAAATGAGCTAATATGCTCTCTAATAACGTCAGTAGAGGTCGGCACAAAGTTAGTAAACAAAAAGCTCTCTATTTCGATGCGAGTAGATTCAAAGCCTGGGAACGCTGAAAATATAGCAACACCCACAGCGATTAGCGGCACCAAAGAAAGTAATGTAACGTAGGCTAAATAGCCGGCATTAACCGTTATTTGGTCGTCTATACAGCGATTAAAATACTGCATCCACCAGCTTGGCTGCTGGCGTATAAAGGACTTAGCTTGCTGTTTATAATGGGAGAGCTTATCATTCATACAATTGACTTGTGCTTATGTGGTTTTGATTATAATAACAATCAGCGCCATAATTTACAGCACTAACACGCGTAAACAGGAATTAAGATGAAAAAACAAACATTACTTAGTGTTTCCATTCTTGCACTAACACTTACTTTGTCAGGTTGCCAAACAGCTTATTACTCTGCGATGGAAAAAGTCGGTATTCACAAACGCGATATCCTTATTGACCGCGTAGAAGAAACCAAAGATTCGCAACAAGAGTCTCAAGAAGAATTTAAATCAGCACTTGAACGCTTAACTACTTTAATCGATTTTAATGGTGGCGAACTACAAGACACTTACAATCAGTTAAACGATGATTACGAGTCGAGTTTAAAAGCCGCCAACGAAGTATCAACTAACATCAATAAAGTAGAAGACGTAGCAGAAGCACTTTTTGATGAGTGGAGCGATGAGCTAGAGCAATACAAAAGCGCATCACTTAAACGTGAAAGCAGCAAAAAGCTAGCCGCTACTCAGCGTCAATTTGAACAGCTATTACGCTCAATGCGCAGCGCAGAGAGTAAAATGGAGCCAGTATTAACATCGCTTCATGATAACGTTTTATACTTAAAGCATAACTTAAACGCACAAGCGGTATCGGCTATTAAAGGCGAGTTCACTAATCTTAAGCGCGATATTCAAGTACTAATGAACGACATGAATAAATCGATTGAAGACTCGAACAAGTTTATCAAACAAATGAATAGCGTAGGCTAAACTAATTCATTACACGTAAAAATACAAAAGCCCGCAATTTTGCAGGCTTTTTTGTTTTTACTTTTTGTTACTTTTTAACCACTTATTAATCTAACGTTTTTGGTACACTTTCACAAATTAGAATTAAAATAAAAAACTACAATGAAAATAAGTACCTTAACTCTTCTAGCTATCTCTAGCTTACTGACCGCTTGCGGAACTGCTAATCACATAGAAAGAATCGCAGGGCCTAATACCGTCGTACCACAGCATAAAGATGGCAAGCGCGAAGGACGCTACCATAATCTATACCCAGGCAAAAAAACGTACCCTATTAGTTGTGAAAATGACTGCTATCCAAGCAATACTCATTTGCAATGCGAAGAAGGAAGTGAGAACTGCCAATATATTGCTGAGCAAGTAATTCCAAAATTAAATACCGGATACACTGTTCGCTGGCTTGGCCATGCAGGGTTTATGATCAGCACCCCCAACGGACAGCAAGTGGTATTTGATCCTGTAAAAGAGCAGTTCGATTCGCCAGTCGCACTTGGCTTTAAACTCGCAGGTGGTATTTATCGTAAACCAGGAGCTTGGCCAAACAAGCAAGAACTCGAAAATATTGACGCGGTAATGTATTCCCATATTCATTATGACCACTTTAACAAAGCCGATATAGAAGAAATAGGTAACAAACCACGTTACTTAACGCCACTGGGAATGGCTGATAACTTCCCAACAGGTGGATTTAATATTAGCGAAATGGCGTGGTATGCAAAAACGAGTATTAACGATTTAGTTATTAATGCCGTGCCAGCTCATCATTTTAGCGCTCGTGTATTGGTGCCTTTTATTTACGAAGATAACGATAAAGATCTGTGGAATGGCTGGCTGCTCGAACAAAACGGCAGCACCTTATTTTTTGCAGGCGATACGGGCTACTCAAAACACTTTAGAGATATACAAACAAAATATGGTGATATCGATGTGTGCTTAATGCCAATCGCTTCTTACTACAGTAAAGACGATCCTAACTGGTATCGTTACGTACACACCACCCCAGAAGACGCGTTAACCGCAGCGCAAGAGCTTAACTGCAAAGTAATGATACCTTGGGGATACGGTAACTCAAGCTGGAAGATGGGCGACCACAGCAGTCACTCTGCATTGCTGCGCTTATTGCATATGTACAATAAAATGGATTCAAAAGTACCGCTGTATATTTTAAATGAAGGTGAAAGTGTACAATTATAGCCATTAAAATTTTAGGCTATGCGTCGATATTACTAAAATACATACCCAGGGCGTGTTGATTATATTGATACACCGCTAGGTGTTATTGAATTTAAAGCATCAGAGAAAGGGGTAACCCAAGTTATATTTTCTAGAGAGGTAAAGCCTCTGTAAAACCCAACAATATAACCGCTGAATGTAAAAAACAATTACACGAGTACTTTGCAAAAATCCGCACCGTATTTCATCTGCCTCTTGCTCCTAAAGGCACAGATTTTCAAAAATCAGTGTGGTGCTGCTTATCAAATATTCCATATGACGAGGTCTTCACGTATTTAGATATCGCTCAAATGGTGAATAAACCCAAGGGTTCACTAGCTGTTGGCGGCGCTAATGGCCGTAACCCTATGAACTTAATTTTACCGTGTAATAGAGTAATAGGCAGTAATGGAGCGCTCACTGGCTATGCAGGAGGAATTGAGCGTAAATTGTGGTTACTCACTCATTAAGGCTCTAAAGTTAAACTCTCAAAAGAGAGCCAACAACTCGACATTCAAAATGTGATCCATTCACGACAAGCCGAAACCGAGTTGTTAGTTTAATTTTGAGCCCTATTATTGAGAGCTTTTAATCGTAAAAAAGCAGATTTACACACCGATAGTTGACCTACTACAAGTAAATTCAACGCAGTTAGCACTGATGATAGCTGCTGAAGATAGATTTATTATCCAGAGTTCAGGTTAGTTAGCATATAAGAAAAGGTACCGCTGGGCACATGTTTAAAGAGGCTTGATACAATTAATGGCGCTTAGTCACCAGTAACGGAATTCTTTAGAGGCATTGGGCTGGAGTTAATTACCACATGGCTATTGATTAAAATTTTTGGATAAATAAGCCCTGACTTTCTTTAATATATGTAAAACGCACACAAGCATAATTTAGCCGTGTGCGTTTCTTAAAGGGCGCTTTTAATTGATTGTGATTTGTACATCAATCCAAGCATTTGCAGTACCTAAGGTTCCGCCTGTTTCTATTGGATAGATACTAAACCCGTTCCAAGGGTCAATAAAAGTTTGATTTATTTGCAATGGTGCATCATTAAAGTCCTCTAATGCCCAACTTGAACTACGTGAATTTGGTGTAGAATCAAGTAATAAAGAATTATGGTTATACCAAGGAGCCGCATTTTCATCCATATAATTTTGCAAGTTAATTAAAATACCATTCTGCAGCAGGGGTGTACGAAGCTGATTATTTGGCGCTGTATTAATCTCACTTTTCTGCATTGTACGGTATTCTACCCAGTAAGTTTTATCACCATCACCTGATTTAATCTTTAGTCCAATAGCGCCAGGTGCATTGTGTCCAGCCGCTGTTCCATGATTAAATGTATAAATTCGATATCTTCCTGAAGTAGTAACAGTTGGTACATCTGTTTCAGTTATCCAATTATTAAAATATCCCTTATACATTAAATTCATTTCTTCTAAAGAGTGAGCTCCCATACCCATTAAGCCAAATACGTTGCCATAGTTAGTAACCGAGTCATTACTATTTCCATTTAAGATACTATTACCACCTTCAATAGACATTGAGTGATGTAAACCTAAAGCATGACCAGCTTCATGAGCAATAGTACCTGCTTTATAAGTATAGATTTCCATTAGCGGAGGACCTGCTTGAGAGTTAATAAAATAGCTCGCTTCAGTCCCAACTGGTGGTGACGTCACCATTATAATCGTACCTTCACCTGGGAAATTAGGATCAACACCCGCATTCACTAACTGCTCTTTGTATCCTGGATTCCATTTATTTTTATCATAATTGTAGTAATCATGGTTATTAGGCATGGTGATCTTTGACTTTATTTCCCATGTGAAATTAAATTTCCCATAAGATTGCTCAGTAAAATACGCCTTGGTCTTCTGCATCTCAGCGTTAATTTGAGCTGTAGTAAACTCTAAATCTTGATCTGGAAATCTGATTGGGTAGACGAGTACATGAACACTGTTGTAATCATAGCCATCATTTCCTGGATCTACGGGCCCAGGTGTAACTCGACAAGTAGTTGCATTAAAATCAGCAACAATACTTACGCCTTTAAATAACCCTTCTAAGTTAACATTATTCCAACCATTTTTAGGCTGTGTTAGTACTACGCACTCAGTATTACCCACATGCAAGGATCTAATACTGTCATCTCCAGCTCTTGGCCAACCATTAGCACTTGCTGCTAATGTTAAGTTACCCAAGCCATGCGCAGTACTAAAAGCAATACTTGTTACATTTTGATTAAATGTCGAAACACTGAAACCATGTTTTTGTGAAGAAGCCGGCACACATACGGGAACACCATCCAATAGTGATGTTTCTGTTGTTGGCGCTTGTATGGCACAGATATCATCTAATGTACCCGAGTTTGGATTGGTCGTATCTGATTGAGCTGTTTTAACAGTAACCGTATTACTCCAGCTTGACTTATTGGTACTGTTTTGCCCAAACATAGTGTAATAATAAGTCGTATTTTCTGTTAAACCCGTATCAGTGTAACTGGTACTATTTGAACCAATAGTTGCAATTGCCTGCCAAGAAGATCCAGCACTTGAGCGTTGAATTTCAAAGCTATCCTCATTATTAGAATTATCACTCCATGTTAAATTAATGCTTGTGCCATTTGGGGATCCTTTGAGATTATTGGGAGCCCTTAAAGGACCCGTGCTATTCCCTCCGGTACCAGGCGTTTCATCACCATTTCGACAACTAGTAGCGCCAAAATCAACAACTATAGACGCGTTATCCCGCTCGCCTGATATTGCGATCATGAGCCAATGTTGACTGGGGTTGTTAATGATAACGCATTCTTGGTTTGAATCTGCCGTTAATGACTTGTAGGCTGTACTATTAGGGCCTGTACTAGGCCAGCGCCCTTGATCTACATATAGATTTAAATCTCCCGAACCATGTGCAGTGCTAATTGCAATACTATCATGCGAGCTGGCACCACTTAAGCTTAAATAGGCCACATTGGTATTGCTTATACAAATGGGTACTCCATCACTTATTGAGGTCGAAGATCCTTGCGTTGCACACATATCAGGCAAGTCTGCACTAAATGCATGATGTGAAAAAAAGGCTAAAGAACCAATAAGTCCTTTAGCTAGTCTTGATGAGGGTCGTATCATTATATTCACCATTTTATGTTGTATAGATAGCTATTGTTATGTTTATAAAACATCGAAAACAAACGATGCACATTAAATTAACTTAAGTGCAACACAAAGGTAATGTGTATATGATATACAATCAAATAAAATTGATATATTTATAAAACATGATCGCATTCTTAAAAGCAATTTTAAAAACACAAAAAAGCCTTATTAAACATTAATTTAAAAAATAAAATAACCGTTATTATTAATGATATACGTGTAGATGATGAGTAATGATAAAAAATGGTAAACAATAAAAAACAAAATAAATAATACTTAAAAAATAGTTCGCGCTTATTTATTATAAAAACATAAATATGAAATATATCGACTCTGATTTTTGTTATTTAAGCAATTAACAAATTACAATATGAACAACCATTCGGTAACAAGTAATTCTATAAATATAATTTAATTCTCAAAAAATTAAAAAGCCCACATGTAAAAGTGAGCGTTTTAAATAAATATCTTGACCGGAGCTTAGGCTAACTTACAGAATGATCTGATATCAACCTGCTTATAGATGCGGTTTATTGAACAAGTAACAAATTACTATTGTTATCGTATGATTGAATTAGATATATATATTGCTCATCATCACTCAAAACTATATTAGGGTAATTGTCTTTACTATGAATTACGAACTCGGTAGTTTTTTTATTAAAGTCATAATAGTAAATAGCATTTTCTCTTATTTTTACTCTGTCCATATAATATATTCCGCGCTTTGTAACTATAAAATCATTGACCGAGTAAGGATTACTGATATATGTACGCGAGATTAGTTTAATGTGTTTCAATGTTCTTGAATTATAGTAATAAATATCATAACTACCATGCTCACTATAATAAAAATCATCTGCTGTATGCTGCACAATAGTGTTTGCATTAGCCATGATCGACAACTTAGTTAAAGGATATCCGGTAACTGCCAATTTTACTGCATTTGGCTTATCATGCTTAAACCCTGCTAGGTACAATGAATTAGCATTCAATGAGAATCGACCGGCATAAAAACTCTCACCAAATGGACATAGAGGCGTATCTTTTCCAGTATCTATATTTACTAATCGACATGTTTTATTCAAAGATAATAACGCCTTGTTACTGCCTTTTTGCCAATTTAAACTAAGCGGAGGTTTGTATTTTGGTTTCTCATTAAATTTTGATAATTGACGTGCTACACCCTCTTCATACCTCCATAGTTGTATTTTATAATTAGCACCCACTGAAGCGAAAATTAATCCTCCATTACCCACACC encodes the following:
- a CDS encoding DUF2959 domain-containing protein, producing the protein MKKQTLLSVSILALTLTLSGCQTAYYSAMEKVGIHKRDILIDRVEETKDSQQESQEEFKSALERLTTLIDFNGGELQDTYNQLNDDYESSLKAANEVSTNINKVEDVAEALFDEWSDELEQYKSASLKRESSKKLAATQRQFEQLLRSMRSAESKMEPVLTSLHDNVLYLKHNLNAQAVSAIKGEFTNLKRDIQVLMNDMNKSIEDSNKFIKQMNSVG
- a CDS encoding MBL fold metallo-hydrolase codes for the protein MKISTLTLLAISSLLTACGTANHIERIAGPNTVVPQHKDGKREGRYHNLYPGKKTYPISCENDCYPSNTHLQCEEGSENCQYIAEQVIPKLNTGYTVRWLGHAGFMISTPNGQQVVFDPVKEQFDSPVALGFKLAGGIYRKPGAWPNKQELENIDAVMYSHIHYDHFNKADIEEIGNKPRYLTPLGMADNFPTGGFNISEMAWYAKTSINDLVINAVPAHHFSARVLVPFIYEDNDKDLWNGWLLEQNGSTLFFAGDTGYSKHFRDIQTKYGDIDVCLMPIASYYSKDDPNWYRYVHTTPEDALTAAQELNCKVMIPWGYGNSSWKMGDHSSHSALLRLLHMYNKMDSKVPLYILNEGESVQL
- a CDS encoding methylated-DNA--[protein]-cysteine S-methyltransferase, which translates into the protein MWCCLSNIPYDEVFTYLDIAQMVNKPKGSLAVGGANGRNPMNLILPCNRVIGSNGALTGYAGGIERKLWLLTH
- a CDS encoding fibronectin type III domain-containing protein translates to MIRPSSRLAKGLIGSLAFFSHHAFSADLPDMCATQGSSTSISDGVPICISNTNVAYLSLSGASSHDSIAISTAHGSGDLNLYVDQGRWPSTGPNSTAYKSLTADSNQECVIINNPSQHWLMIAISGERDNASIVVDFGATSCRNGDETPGTGGNSTGPLRAPNNLKGSPNGTSINLTWSDNSNNEDSFEIQRSSAGSSWQAIATIGSNSTSYTDTGLTENTTYYYTMFGQNSTNKSSWSNTVTVKTAQSDTTNPNSGTLDDICAIQAPTTETSLLDGVPVCVPASSQKHGFSVSTFNQNVTSIAFSTAHGLGNLTLAASANGWPRAGDDSIRSLHVGNTECVVLTQPKNGWNNVNLEGLFKGVSIVADFNATTCRVTPGPVDPGNDGYDYNSVHVLVYPIRFPDQDLEFTTAQINAEMQKTKAYFTEQSYGKFNFTWEIKSKITMPNNHDYYNYDKNKWNPGYKEQLVNAGVDPNFPGEGTIIMVTSPPVGTEASYFINSQAGPPLMEIYTYKAGTIAHEAGHALGLHHSMSIEGGNSILNGNSNDSVTNYGNVFGLMGMGAHSLEEMNLMYKGYFNNWITETDVPTVTTSGRYRIYTFNHGTAAGHNAPGAIGLKIKSGDGDKTYWVEYRTMQKSEINTAPNNQLRTPLLQNGILINLQNYMDENAAPWYNHNSLLLDSTPNSRSSSWALEDFNDAPLQINQTFIDPWNGFSIYPIETGGTLGTANAWIDVQITIN